Part of the Nitrospinota bacterium genome is shown below.
CTTTTCTTGTTTCGAGATTGCTTTTACGGGACTGGGTTCAAGGTAAATTTGGCCGCCATCTGGCAGCTTTTAATGACGGCATAGAAAAAGATGGCGGGTTTTACCTGTTCACCCTGCGATTGATTCCAGCTGTCCCCTTCTTCGTCATCAATCTGGTCATGGGTCTGACCCCCATGAAGACAGGAGCATTTTTTCTCATCAGCCAGGCGGGAATGCTGGCAGGGACTATTGTTTATGTAAATGCCGGCACACAGCTTGCTCAAATCGAATCTTTAAGCGGCATTCTCTCTCCAGGTATTATCTTTTCATTTGTTCTGCTGGGTATATTTCCATTACTGGCAAAAAAACTTGTGGATTTTTACAAGGGAAGGCGAATTCTGAAAAAATTTAAAAAACCAGAATCTTTCGATTACAACATGGTAGTGATTGGCGCCGGGTCTGCCGGTTTGGTCACCAGCTACATTGGAGCAGCAACCAGAGGGAAAGTCGCGTTAATCGAAAAACACAAAATGGGTGGAGATTGTCTGAACACAGGCTGTGTTCCCAGCAAAGCACTCATAAGATCAGCCAGGTTTATGGCTGACGCTAAAAAATGCCAAAACCTGGGATTCAAAAATGCCCAGGTAGAATTTGATTTTGCCGATGTCATGGAAAGAGTTCAGCGGGTTATCAAAACCATTGAACCTCATGATTCAATCGAACGATACACTTCCCTGGGAGTTGAATGCCACACAGGTGAAGCCAGGATATTGTCTCCCTATGAAGTGTCGGTGAACGGTAAAACTCTCACAACACGTAATATTGTGGTCGGAACCGGAGCCCGTCCTGCCATCCCTCCAATTGAAGGAATTGAAAATATCGACTACCTGACTTCTGACACCATTTGGAATATTCGCAAGCAGCCGGACAAATTACTCGTATTAGGTGGAGGGCCTATCGGCTCTGAACTGACCCAGGCCTTTGCCCGGCTGGGGTGTTCCGTAACTCAGGTTCAGCGTAACAAAAGATTGATCCCTAAAGAAGACCCTGAGATATCACAAATGCTTTTGGAAAGTTTCCAGTCCGAAGGAATCAATGTTCTGGTAGAGCATACCCCAAAAAGATTTTTTAAACGCGATGGGAAAAGTTTCATGGAGTGCGAGAGTAACGGGAACTCTATGGAAGTTGAATTTGACACGCTTCTGGTCGCATTGGGAAGAGAGGCCAATACAACCGGATTCGGTTTAGAAGAGCTGGGCGTTGAATTGACTCCCCAAAAAACTATCAAGGTAGATGAATATATGAGAACCAACATCCCTAATATTTATGCATGCGGTGATGTTGCAGGCCCTTATCAGTTTACCCACATTGCGGCCCATCAGGCATGGTATTGCGCGGTCAATTCGATGATAAGTCCTTTCTATGGATTTAAAGTCGATTACAGCACCGTACCCTGGTCAACTTTTACAGATCCTGAAGTAGCCAGAACAGGATTGAATGAGCAGGAAGCCAAAGAACAGGGAATTCCCTATGAAGTCACAACTTATGGATTTGATGATCTCGATCGTGCCATAGCTGATGAAGCAGCGCATGGAATTGTTAAGGTATTAACGGTCCCCGGAAAAGACAAGATCATAGGTGTCACCATTGCAGGACTCCACGCTGGGGATATCATTTCAGAATATGTCGCCGCGATGAAAAATGGATTTGGAATGAACGCAATCCTCGGCACGATTCATATCTACCCCACGTTGGCAGAATCCAATAAATTTGCTGCGGGCAACTGGAAAAAAAATACTGTCACGGATAAAACTCTCGCGTGGGGAGAAAGAATCAATCGATGGCGCAGAAACTATTTTTAAATGTGGGTCCGCCAATCAGAACCTGAAAGTGAGCATGGAACCCAGGTAATTGATATCGCTACCTGGAGGAGTTTCTTGAATAAAGTCTCCGGCTCGGAAATGGACAAAAATCCCCTTTAAATCAAGATACCTGTTGAAGGAATATGTTACTTCCAACTCAGGTTGTGTGCCTACATAACGAGCCCGGCTGGATTGACCACTTCGTAATAGACCATTCGCTATGGAATAGATTCCGTCATCCAGGCTATCTCTCCATATAAACAAAGCACTCGTTGTAGCAGACCAGTGCTCGTTCAAAGTCAGAGTGATTCGGGGATGTAAGTCACGCTGGTTGATGAGTCCACTGGCGGCAAGCTGACTGATGTGCTTTCCCTTTGGGAAAAAAGGATTAAACGAGTTTAAATCCGAATCTGCCGGGTCATCATCTCCAGAATATATATCAGCGCGAAGACTAAAACGCACTTTGCCTCCCCCACTGAGTGGAACGGTGTAACCAGTATCAGATG
Proteins encoded:
- a CDS encoding SidA/IucD/PvdA family monooxygenase, whose translation is MKKIVILGVIAGLFWAFSYFDLGHYLTLEYIKGQQDSFSAFYKENTLLAIGAYSAVYIVTTALSLPGATLLTLLGGALFGLVTGTVLVSFASTIGATLAFLVSRLLLRDWVQGKFGRHLAAFNDGIEKDGGFYLFTLRLIPAVPFFVINLVMGLTPMKTGAFFLISQAGMLAGTIVYVNAGTQLAQIESLSGILSPGIIFSFVLLGIFPLLAKKLVDFYKGRRILKKFKKPESFDYNMVVIGAGSAGLVTSYIGAATRGKVALIEKHKMGGDCLNTGCVPSKALIRSARFMADAKKCQNLGFKNAQVEFDFADVMERVQRVIKTIEPHDSIERYTSLGVECHTGEARILSPYEVSVNGKTLTTRNIVVGTGARPAIPPIEGIENIDYLTSDTIWNIRKQPDKLLVLGGGPIGSELTQAFARLGCSVTQVQRNKRLIPKEDPEISQMLLESFQSEGINVLVEHTPKRFFKRDGKSFMECESNGNSMEVEFDTLLVALGREANTTGFGLEELGVELTPQKTIKVDEYMRTNIPNIYACGDVAGPYQFTHIAAHQAWYCAVNSMISPFYGFKVDYSTVPWSTFTDPEVARTGLNEQEAKEQGIPYEVTTYGFDDLDRAIADEAAHGIVKVLTVPGKDKIIGVTIAGLHAGDIISEYVAAMKNGFGMNAILGTIHIYPTLAESNKFAAGNWKKNTVTDKTLAWGERINRWRRNYF